TACATCACGCAGATCAATATTTAGATGCGGCTTGAGCAGTTCGGCACAATAGTCAACTTGTTCTCTAAAGTATGGTTCACTTTCATAAAGTTCTCGACCCATATCTGCATACTGAGAACCCTGACCAGGAAACATAAACACCACTGGACGATGACAGGGTTTTTGATAATGAGTGAAAACTTCTGGATTATCTGGAGATTTTAGCGTTGTGATGGCATGTTCAAGATTTTCACAAACCAAAATCCGCCGATGTTCCAAAGCTTTACGACCTACCGCCAGAGTGTAAGCGACATCAGCCAAATTCAAATCTTGATTTTGCTGCAAGTGTTGGACTAAGTTTGCTGTCGCCGTCTCCAGGGCTGTGCTAGTTTTGGCAGAAAGCACCAACAACTGAAATTGCTCCCCTGCACCCCTGCACCCCTGCTGCAAAACAGGTGCTTCTTCCAAAACAACATGGGCATTTGTTCCCCCAATACCAAAGGAACTAACCCCTGCACGTCGGGGAGTTCCATTTGTTTGCCAATCAGTTAGTTGAGTATTGACGTAGAAGGGACTATTAACAAAATCAATTTGGGGATTAGGTTGTTCAAAGTGTAAGCTGGCTGGGATTTTTTGATGCTTGAGAGCTAAAACAGTTTTAATTAAACCTGCCACGCCAGCCGCAGCATCCAAATGGCCGGTATTGGTTTTTAAAGAACCTATTGCACAAAAACCTGTTTTGTCGGTGCTGGCGCGAAAAGCTTCGGTTAACGCAGCAATTTCAATGGGATCTCCTAAAGATGTGCCAGTACCATGCGCTTCAATATAGGTGATAGTTTCGGGTGCAACTTCAGCGACAGCTTGAGCAGTGCTAATGACTTTTGCTTGGGTATCGATACTGGGTGCTGTGAAACTGACTTTTTGTGAGCCATCGTTATTAGTCGCAGAACCTTTAATTACTGCATAGATGGTATCTTGATCTGCGATCGCATCTTCTAATCTCTTTAACACCACAACGCCCACACCTTCACCGCCAACGGTGCCCTGTGCTTTGGCATCAAAGGCGCGGCAATGTCCATCAGGAGAGCCTATGCTTCCTTCTTTATAAAAATAGCCATGTTTTCGTAATGCACTAATAGAAACGCCACCAGCTAAAGCCATGTCACATTCTCCATTCAGAAGATTTTGACATGCTAAGTGAACAGCAACTAATGAAGTTGAACAGGCAGTTTGAATGGTATAACTTGGCCCTTGTAAATTTAATTTGTAAGAAACACGAGTACTTAAATAATCTTTATCGCCACCAATTGATATTTGATGACCATCAACAGAATTACGAATATTTTCATTATTATAAACATTATATAAATAGCCACTCAAACCACTACCAGCATAAACACCAATCGCACCAGAATAATTTTCTGGGTTGTAGCCAGAATTTTCTAAAGCTGACCAAGCACACTCTAAAAACAGTCGATGTTGTGGGTCAGTAATTTCTGCTTCTCTGGGAGTGAACCCAAAAAAGGATGCATCAAATAATTCTGCGTCTGCTAATACACCTCTAGCTTTCACATATTTAGGATTATTGATTACAGTTGTATCTATCCCTGAATCTAAAAGTTCTTCATCCGTAAAAAAGGTAATTGACTCTACACCTGCTTGTAAATTCTGCCAGAATTCTTCAATGTTTTTCGCCCCAGGGAAACGCCCTGATAAACCAATAATTGCTATTTCTGACCCATTGGAATGAAATGATGCTGAATCGTCCATTTTTCTATAACTCCTTAAATATTTTTAATTGATTTCATTTTTTGTAAACGTTTTCTTTGTTGTTCTTTAGCAGATGTAATTTTTTCCAGTTGATTGTCTGTTTTCTGAATGGATGTAGTTTTATTTTTTAATTGACTTAAAAAATCGGCTAAATAACTGATGGTTGGATATCTAAACAAATCAAGCATTGCTAAATCAGTTTTAAATATTTCCCGCAATTCACTATGAACTTTAATCATTAGCAGTGAATGACCACCGATTTCAAAAAAGTTATCGTGAATACCGATGTTTTCAAGATTCAAAGCTTTTTGCCAAATATTAGCAATAGTTTGTTCTACTTCAGTTTGCGGTATTACATAATTAGCTGCTAACTCTGGGCGAAATTTTTCTGGTTTAGGTAATGCACGCCGGTCTATTTTGCCGTTGGGGGTGAGAGGTAAAGCTTCTAAAATTACAAAGGCAGAAGGTATCATATATTCTGGCAGTTGTTCTTTCAAAAAGCTTCGCAGTTGAGTACCTGTTAGTTGTGGCTTTGACTGCGAACTGACATATCCTACTAAACGTTTATCACCTTGTTCATCCTCCCAAACTTTTACCACCGCTTCGCTAACATCGGGATGTTGGTTTAATCTCGCTTCAATTTCGCCTAATTCAATCCGAAAACCGCGAATTTTTACTTGATAATCAACCCGTCCTAGAATTTCAATTTCGCCATTAGGTAAATAACGTACTAAGTCACCTGTTTTATAGAGACGTGTTCCCGGTTCATTACTGAAAGGATTGGGAATAAATTTTTCTGCTGTTAATTGAGGTTGGTTGAGATATCCCCTAGCAATACCCATACCACCTATGTATAATTCCCCAGGTATACCAATAGGAGTAGGTTGGAAATAAGAATCTAATATATAAACTTGTACGTTATCAATTGCTTTGCCAATGGGAACTTCTGATAAGTTATTATTTTGTGTTTGGCAGTGAGATAAATTGCTAATAGTTGTTATAATTGTTGCTTCTGTAGGGCCATATGAGTTGATTAATTGAACTTTATTAACTACATATTTTGTCCATATTTGCAAGTATTTTAGTAATGCCTTTTCTCCACCAATAATTACTAACCTTAATTCTTCAGGTAGGTGTAAATTTTCTTTTAAAAATTCCCCAGTCATTTGATGCCAAAAGGCTGTTGGCAGATCCAATACAGTGATTTTCCATTTTTGGCATTGTTGTAAAAAAGCTGGAATTGAACTCAACATAGCATCATTTCGCAGCACTAAAGTAGCCCCTTGTACTAAAGAAGGAAATATTTCTTCTGCTGCTGCATCAAAGCAGATGGAGGCAAATTGTAGAATGCGATCGCCTGCCTTTATCGCATATTTAACAATCACCGTCTCTGTATAATTGGCTAAAGAATGATGTTGCACCATCACTCCCTTGGGTTTACCTGTGGAACCTGACGTATAAATCACATAAACTAAGTTTGCAGCTAGAGTTTTTGTCTTTGGGTTCTCTTGACTTTCTTGACTGATTAACTGCCAATCTGCATCTATATAAATAGCTTGATACTGATTTTGAGGTAGCCATTCTTGGAATCGCTGTTGAGTTAATAACAACGATAAATTAGCATCTTCTAACATGAAAATCAGACGCTCTTGGGGATACGCTGGGTCAAGCGGCACATAAGCCCCGCCCGCTTTTAAGATACCTAAAATACCCACAATCATTTCCAAAGAACGCTCTACACAAATGCCCACCAATACCTCTGGCCCCACGCCTCGTTTTTGCAGGTAATGTGCTAGCTGGTTTGCTCGCTGGTTCAGTTCCCGATATGTCAATTGCTCATTCTCAAACACCACAGCAACAGCATCAGGTGTTGTTTCTACCTGAGCTTCAAAGAACTGATGAATACATAGGTTTTTACTATAGTCAATTTGAGTATTATTCCACTCTAATAATTGATTTTGTTCTGCTATGGTTAGCAGTGTGAATTTTTCAATTATCTGGTCTGGATTAGCGACAATACCCTCTAGTAAAGTTTGAAAATGACCCTGCATCCGAGTAATAGTTGCAACCTCAAAAAGGTCTGTTTTGTACTCGAAGCTGCCTATTAATCCCGCTTCGTTTTCTACCATTGATAGACTCAGGTCAAACTTCGCTGTATCGTTGTGGAACTGCAAAGTTTCCCAAGTCAAACCCGGTAGTTCTAATATTTGAGTTGGTGTGTTTTGAAGCTGAAACATCACCTGAAACAATGGTGAATGACTCAGGCTGCGTTGCGGTTTAAGTTTTTCTACTAATTGCTCAAAAGGTAAATCTTGATGAGCATAAGCTTGCAAAGCAACCTCACGCACTCGCCGTAATAATTCGCGGAAACTCGGTTTACCATCTAGGTCAGTACGTAACACTATGGTATTGACAAAAAAGCCAATTAACTTTTCTATTTCTTCTCGGTTACGCCCTGCTATAGTTGTGCCAACTAAGATATCTGTTTGTTGGGTATAACGATAAAGTAAAACTTTAAAAGCAGTCAGTAAAGTAATAAATAAAGTGGCTTCTTCTTGTTGTGAAAGTTCTTTAAGCGCCTGGGTTAACTCTTGCGGTATTTTAAAAGTTAACTTGCAACCGCGATTATTCATCACAGGTGGTCGCGGATGGTCTGTAGGCAATTCTAGTAAAGCGGGGGCATTTGCTAACTGTTTTTCCCAGTAAGATGTTTGCTTTTCTAAAACTTCTCCTATGAGGTACTGCCTTTGCCATAGGGCATAATCTGCATATTGAATTGGCAATTCTGCTAGGGTTGGAGGTTGACCGCTAGAGAATGCTTGGTAGAGGGTGATGAGTTCTTGCACCAAGATTGCAAATGACCAGCGATCGCAAATAATATGGTGCATGGTCAGCAGCAATACATAATCTGTTTCACCCAGTTGCAGCAGTTTAACCCGTATGAGTGGCCCTTTGCCTAAATCAAATGCTTGGGAAGCTTCTTCAATAGCTAGACTTTGGACTGAGTTTTCTTGTTCGCTATAACTCAAAGACTGAAGGCTAACTATTGGTATATTTAAGTTTAAATTTGGGGTAATGACTTGGACTGGTTGTCCATTAGCTGTGGCAAATGTAGTTCTGAGAGATTCGTGCCGTCTGACAATTTCATTAAGACTTTTTTCTAATGCAGCTATCCGCAGAACACCCCGTAAGCGTAAAGTTATTGGTTCATTATATAGAGGCTGATTTGGATCTAACCGTTCTAGAAACCATAGTCTTTCTTGGGCAAAAGATAAAGGAATTGAATCTGATTCTTGACGACGAGGTATAACATTAGTCTGCAATTTACCTTGCATCAACTTTGCTAATAAAGCTTTTTTTGCTACTGATAAATTAGCTTTTCTTTGTAATAGTGAGTCAGATTCAAACATGTTGCCACTCTCAGCCATTCAAAAGATTTTCTTCCTAATATTAGACTTAGTTTTATTACCTAAGCCCTAAACTCCCAAAAGGCGTTGTGCTTCTTCTTCCGATAAATGCTCGATTTTTTCTAAAATTAGTTGTTCTACTGTCTCAGCTAGGTTGACGATTGTAGATGCCTCAGAAAATAAGCTAGTTAGAGGTATTTCTACTACAAAAGTTTTTCGCAACTGAGAAATGATTTGCGTAGCTAATAAGGAATGTCCACCTAAATCGAAGAAACTATCATAGATGCCGACCTGTTCTAAACCCAAAATTTGTTGCCATACCCCGGCAATAGTTTTTTCTATATCACTGCGGGCAGCAACATAAGGATTATTGAGGTTCGGGCGGGGATGAAGTTGTTTAGAAAAATTGCTTTGGCTTAATTCTTTTTCTAGTTTATTTAACTGTGTTGCCAAATTTACTTTAGCATGACTTTGTTTAATCTGTTCCTGAATATTTTGTTTATTTACTACGACTTGAGGTAATCGATTATGCAAAATCCGACTAAAAATTTCTACCCCATCTTGTGGTGATATAGCTTTATTTAAATGCTGTTTGCGGCGGTTTTTTAGTTCTTGTGGTATGGCTGTATTAACTAACATTCCAACTTCTTGCCAACCACACCAATTTATCGCTATAGTCAGAGGTTTTTGCTGGCAATATTTACTTTGGGCAAATGCATCTAAAAAAGCATTAGCTGCACAATAGTCTACTTGTTCTAAGCCACCAATAATTGATGTTAACGATGAGCAAAGAACAAATAAATCTAAATTTACATCGCAGAAAACAGTATCAAGTACTAAAGTCCCTTGAACTTTTGGTGCTAGTACATTTTTTGCTGTTTCTGGTGTTTTGAGTTGAATAATTCCGCCACCAGGAACACCAGCAGTGTGAATTACACCATTAAGTTTACCAAATTTGGCTAGTACTTGAGTTTTCACGAACTGCATTTGTTCTAGACTGGTAACATCAGCAGTTAAAACTATAACTTCAGCACCAAATTTTTCTAAATTCTGTAACTTTTTGATGTTCTGACTAATAGTATTTTGAGCATCATGATTTATTAGCCATTGTTCCCATTCATCACGGTTGGGAAACTGCGATCGCCCGATTAAAACCAGCTTAGCCTGTACTGTCTGGGCTAAGTATTCTGCTAGTGTTAAACCAATACCTCCCAAACCTCCAGTAATCAGATATACTCCCCCTTGCCGTAGTGGCGAATTATCCAAGCTGGCTGTTTCTAACTGAGTTTTTTCAAAAGTTTGTATCCAGCGATGCTGTCCCCGATAAGCAACAATTAATTCCTGATAATTAGTTTTTATTTCAGCTAAAAGCTTCTCTATAAGTTGTTGTTTTTTATTTATTTGCTGAGGAATCACAATATCAATGTTACGGCAGGTAATATTAGTAAATTCTTGACCAATTACCTTACACGCACCCAACACAGTTGATTTTTCAGGACATAAATTTTCCTCTCCAGTCACATTGTGCAGATTATTAGTAATAACCATAATTTGCACTTCCTCATTAACAGGCTGTTCTCCTAGTGCTTGAGCGAGAAAAAGTAAACTCCAAAAGCCAAAATAATTTTCTGATGAAGTTTGATTATTTTTAGTTATTCCCCAGCAATGTACAATCATTTGTGGGGTTTTATTGATCAAGCAAAGGTCTTGAATTAAAGCATCATAATCAGCCTTACTTTGAGGATGAATACTATAAATAC
Above is a window of Nostoc sp. UHCC 0702 DNA encoding:
- a CDS encoding amino acid adenylation domain-containing protein produces the protein MFESDSLLQRKANLSVAKKALLAKLMQGKLQTNVIPRRQESDSIPLSFAQERLWFLERLDPNQPLYNEPITLRLRGVLRIAALEKSLNEIVRRHESLRTTFATANGQPVQVITPNLNLNIPIVSLQSLSYSEQENSVQSLAIEEASQAFDLGKGPLIRVKLLQLGETDYVLLLTMHHIICDRWSFAILVQELITLYQAFSSGQPPTLAELPIQYADYALWQRQYLIGEVLEKQTSYWEKQLANAPALLELPTDHPRPPVMNNRGCKLTFKIPQELTQALKELSQQEEATLFITLLTAFKVLLYRYTQQTDILVGTTIAGRNREEIEKLIGFFVNTIVLRTDLDGKPSFRELLRRVREVALQAYAHQDLPFEQLVEKLKPQRSLSHSPLFQVMFQLQNTPTQILELPGLTWETLQFHNDTAKFDLSLSMVENEAGLIGSFEYKTDLFEVATITRMQGHFQTLLEGIVANPDQIIEKFTLLTIAEQNQLLEWNNTQIDYSKNLCIHQFFEAQVETTPDAVAVVFENEQLTYRELNQRANQLAHYLQKRGVGPEVLVGICVERSLEMIVGILGILKAGGAYVPLDPAYPQERLIFMLEDANLSLLLTQQRFQEWLPQNQYQAIYIDADWQLISQESQENPKTKTLAANLVYVIYTSGSTGKPKGVMVQHHSLANYTETVIVKYAIKAGDRILQFASICFDAAAEEIFPSLVQGATLVLRNDAMLSSIPAFLQQCQKWKITVLDLPTAFWHQMTGEFLKENLHLPEELRLVIIGGEKALLKYLQIWTKYVVNKVQLINSYGPTEATIITTISNLSHCQTQNNNLSEVPIGKAIDNVQVYILDSYFQPTPIGIPGELYIGGMGIARGYLNQPQLTAEKFIPNPFSNEPGTRLYKTGDLVRYLPNGEIEILGRVDYQVKIRGFRIELGEIEARLNQHPDVSEAVVKVWEDEQGDKRLVGYVSSQSKPQLTGTQLRSFLKEQLPEYMIPSAFVILEALPLTPNGKIDRRALPKPEKFRPELAANYVIPQTEVEQTIANIWQKALNLENIGIHDNFFEIGGHSLLMIKVHSELREIFKTDLAMLDLFRYPTISYLADFLSQLKNKTTSIQKTDNQLEKITSAKEQQRKRLQKMKSIKNI